From Leishmania mexicana MHOM/GT/2001/U1103 complete genome, chromosome 9, a single genomic window includes:
- a CDS encoding hypothetical tetratricopeptide repeat protein: protein MDESMWFIQTKAMVLQSWYDDAEIEDDGVDDVLMEGEQAVVSTSHRPNTSLRAARQGTAGGGTVAGRAGRLGTSAGGGRPVSSRYGYARPGTLQNRPGSVRGGPDGTAVRPVTGRFVRIGTASLRSVPGGPHINLQALNLERYAQEKPMIAKLLCDYLLYVEHKPKMALELCTAALRPVKSVTAPAIPLPSAPGVAAKLPMGGGGGGLPPAEKTAAASAAQEQVGIMNANDWWWKARLAKANYQLGLLREAEKYLRAALFDAPANTNVGPGMLKASPGGGGSRGGSQTARAFANYNTSVVMQLGKVYLKMDQPLTALETYEAALEVNPVDHHIVLCCARLRDELHEPGTAYDLYNQVLHLDSSNIEAIACIGAHLFYERNQPELALRYYRRLLQMGLHTSEVWTNMGLCAFYTFQMELSLRCLSHALALCKEDSQRADVWYNIGHVGIGMGSMAFAERAFRLAVSADVTHAEALNNLAVLAYEKRKEKTGRRLLDTAVLVAPRLTEALYNTAVIAFQAGELELSYQMVMRVLEAEPDHPEAVVLQGKLRERFLAI, encoded by the coding sequence ATGGATGAGAGCATGTGGTTCATCCAGACCAAGGCGATGGTGCTGCAGAGCTGGTACGACGATGCCGAGATCGAGGATGACGGTGTCGATGACGTGCTCATGGAAGGCGAGCAAGCCGTCGTGAGCACGTCACACCGGCCCAACACGTCCCTAcgggcggcgcggcagggcACCGCAGGCGGCGGTACAGTTGCTGGTCGCGCTGGTCGGCTTGGAACGTCagccggcggtggccggcCAGTGAGCAGTCGCTACGGCTACGCGCGACCTGGCACGCTGCAGAACCGACCCGGCTCCGTCCGCGGCGGTCCGGAtggcacggcggtgcgtccTGTCACCGGCCGCTTCGTTCGGATCGGCACTGCCTCCCTGCGGTCCGTACCAGGTGGACCGCACATCAACTTGCAGGCCCTCAACCTTGAGCGCTACGCGCAGGAGAAGCCAATGATAGCCAAGCTGCTGTGCGACTACCTCCTCTACGTCGAGCACAAGCCCAAAATGGCATTGGAGCTctgcacggcagcgctgcgtccAGTCAAGTCCGTGACGGCGCCAGCAATCCCGCTGCCTTCAGCGCCCGGCGTTGCTGCCAAGCTGCCcatgggcggcggcggcggagggctGCCCCCTGCCGAGAagaccgccgcggcgtccgcaGCGCAGGAGCAGGTCGGCATAATGAACGCGAATGACTGGTGGTGGAAGGCGCGCCTGGCCAAGGCAAACTACCAGCTAgggctgctgcgggaggcggagaagtATCTCAGAGCCGCTCTCTTCGACGCACCAGCCAACACCAACGTCGGGCCAGGAATGTTGAAGGCGTCgcccggcggtggcggtagtCGCGGCGGCTCCCAGACGGCCCGTGCCTTCGCCAACTACAACACAAGCGTGGTGATGCAACTGGGCAAGGTGTACCTCAAGATGGACCAGCCGTTGACAGCTCTCGAGACATACGAGGCGGCGCTCGAGGTGAACCCGGTCGACCACCACATTGTCCTCTGCTGTGCGCGCCTACGCGACGAGCTGCATGAGCCCGGCACCGCCTACGACCTCTACAACCAAGTGCTGCACCTCGATAGTAGCAATATCGAGGCCATCGCCTGCATCGGCGCGCACCTCTTCTACGAGCGCAACCAACCagagctggcgctgcgctaCTACcgccgtctgctgcagaTGGGCTTGCACACGTCAGAGGTGTGGACGAACATGGGGCTCTGCGCCTTCTACACGTTCCAGATGGAGCTTAGTCTGCGCTGCCTGTCCCatgcgctggcgctgtgtAAGGAGGACAGTCAGCGCGCAGATGTGTGGTACAACATCGGGCACGTGGGCATCGGGATGGGCAGCATGGCCTTCGCTGAGCGCGCCTTCCGTCTTGCCGTCAGTGCCGACGTCACGCACGCCGAGGCGCTGAACAACCTGGCGGTATTGGCCTacgagaagagaaaggagaagaccgggcgtcgcctcctcgacaCGGCGGTGCTCGTGGCGCCGAGACTGACGGAGGCGCTGTACAAcaccgccgtcatcgccTTCCAGGCGGGAGAGCTGGAGTTGTCGTATCAGATGGTGATGCGAGTGCTGGAGGCAGAACCAGACCACCCGGAGGCAGTGGTGCTGCAAGGCAAGCTGCGTGAGCGCTTCCTCGCGATTTAG
- a CDS encoding putative serine/threonine protein phosphatase, which translates to MSSDLMELSREELISRVLDLQSENNALSRQLRSMANRRGGTSSPTQADSRSRNTSGGIGSMYSDPSAFIATNPVSVRRNGSLSTASEAPMSAAADRLSGCASGSPSAPSFEISMSVIVIENGAALSVPLSSVLDKTYGRQDLRDADTPVVSSKYLRDTNSLRTQRFSIGSVSATGGAGADASPSMNLDEEFSDNLSPGRPSSAFGRGSVLMRGSGANAGGSVNDADDEPYPKDPRAGSAGGAAAASSLAQRAGVTHLNLRRDVLFARDLSLDADAIITHQTLRLFNQQFARGANMLSPMSSYGNAVYHYIVKTFAVRNGCEHSPDDVEGFGRTLINLCEEVKHILLDEPRHGSVASPCYVFGDLHGNFRDLFYFMDNLISFQDLRYTPHRFVFLGDYVDRGEFSVEVVAYLFSMKVLAPHKVLLLRGNHEDTLVSGDISGYGNTSFRAQCHTTFGAALGEELWHRASSVFAHLPLTASIDGKIYCTHGGIPRYSGGVDDRLGILNSADFPVMESFFQVPESETPQHRMYRQIGMDTCWADPAENESELDRFGFGSNPRGTGVILFGSKAVDDFLDHFHFEYIFRAHQEKSDGLKLSKSARVFTIFSTSAYVGHQNGAGVVLVAEGKIRLIVKTADTYEEEDYVAEVEDVHRR; encoded by the coding sequence ATGTCCAGCGACTTGATGGAGCTCTCCCGCGAGGAGCTCATCAGCCGCGTGCTCGACCTCCAGTCCGAGAACAACGCGCTGAgccggcagctgcgcagcatggCGAACAGACGCGGCGGCACATCATCGCCCACGCAGGCTGATTCCCGTAGTAGAAACACCAGCGGTGGCATCGGCTCGATGTACAGCGATCCTTCCGCGTTCATCGCCACCAACCCGGTCTCTGTGCGACGTAATGGCAgcctctccaccgcctctgAAGCCCCCatgtcagcggcggcggatcgACTGAGCGGGTGCGCGAGTGggtcgccgtcggcgccgagCTTCGAGATATCCATGTCAGTGATCGTCATCGaaaacggcgccgcgctttCGGTTCCGCTCTCCTCGGTGCTCGACAAGACGTACGGTCGCCAAGATCTGCGCGACGCCGACACGCCTGTGGTCTCGTCCAAGTACCTGCGGGATACCAACTCCTTGCGAACACAGCGCTTTTCCATCGGCAGTGTCAGTGCCACCGGTGGCGCTGGGGCGGATGCGTCGCCTAGCATGAACTTAGACGAGGAATTTTCGGACAACCTCAGTCCAGGGCGGCCAAGCTCTGCTTTTGGACGCGGCAGTGTCCTCATGCGTGGGAGCGGTGCCAACGCCGGTGGCAGTGTTAACGACGCGGATGATGAGCCGTACCCGAAGGACCCTCGCGCGGGCTCagccggtggcgccgccgccgcctccagcctTGCACAGCGCGCTGGAGTAACCCACCTGAATCTTCGCCGAGACGTCCTCTTCGCGCGTGACCTCTCACTGGACGCGGACGCCATCATCACGCATCAGACGCTGCGGCTTTTCAACCAGCAATTTGCGCGGGGCGCAAACATGCTGTCGCCCATGTCCTCGTACGGCAACGCAGTGTACCACTACATCGTAAAGACGTTTGCGGTGCGCAACGGCTGCGAGCACTCACCAGACGATGTGGAGGGTTTTGGCCGCACACTTATCAACCTCTGCGAGGAGGTAAAACATATACTCCTAGATGAACCGCGGCACGGGTCCGTCGCGTCACCGTGCTACGTCTTTGGCGACCTGCACGGCAACTTCCGCGACCTCTTCTACTTCATGGACAACCTCATTAGCTTCCAGGACCTGCGCTACACCCCGCACCGCTTTGTCTTCCTCGGCGACTACGTTGACCGTGGCGAGTTCAGCGTCGAAGTTGTGGCCTACCTGTTCTCGATGAAGGTGCTCGCCCCGCACAAGGTCCTGCTGTTGCGCGGCAACCACGAAGACACCCTCGTGAGCGGCGACATATCCGGCTACGGCAACACGAGCTTCCGTGCCCAGTGCCACACCACCTTCGGCGCCGCCCTCGGCGAGGAACTGTGGCACCGCGCGAGTTCGGTCTTTGCCCAtctgccgctgacggcgagcATCGACGGCAAGATTTACTGCACGCACGGCGGCATCCCGCGctacagcggcggcgtcgacgaccGGCTCGGCATTCTGAACAGCGCCGACTTCCCGGTGATGGAGTCGTTCTTCCAGGTTCCGGAGAGCgagacgccgcagcaccgcatgTACCGCCAGATCGGGATGGATACTTGCTGGGCCGACCCGGCCGAGAACGAGAGTGAGCTCGATCGGTTTGGATTTGGCTCGAACCCGCGCGGCACCGGCGTCATTTTGTTTGGCTCCAAGGCGGTGGACGACTTCCTCGACCACTTTCACTTTGAGTACATCTTTCGCGCCCATCAAGAGAAGTCTGATGGGCTGAAGCTGAGCAAGAGCGCCCGCGTCTTCACGATCTTTAGCACGAGCGCCTACGTGGGTCACCAGAATGGTGCTGGTGTGGTGCTCGTCGCGGAGGGAAAGATCCGCCTGATTGTGAAGACGGCAGACAcgtacgaggaggaggactaCGTAGCGGAAGTCGAAGATGTCCATCGGCGCTAA